One genomic window of Ottowia oryzae includes the following:
- a CDS encoding transglutaminase-like domain-containing protein — translation MHIQIGYDIVFQLNSPTTVLGALSVHPSRAGDLLAPEQVVVEPNVPWTSYRDKFDNIITRIDLPAGETQLRLRNSAVVRDSGVPDPVNLNARQHALDELPSDMFRFLLPSRYCEVDSELLQFAWNQFGQTPEGWARVQAICDYVHGHIRFDYMQARANRTALQGWQEGVGVCRDFAHLAVTLCRCMNIPARYATGYLGDIGVPAVPVPMDFSAWFEAYLGGQWWTFDARHNVPRVGRVLMARGRDAADVAIATVFGWHRLDRFDVVTEETPAP, via the coding sequence ATGCACATCCAGATCGGTTACGACATCGTCTTCCAGCTCAACAGCCCCACTACCGTACTGGGCGCGTTGAGCGTGCATCCGTCGCGCGCCGGCGACCTGCTTGCGCCTGAGCAAGTGGTGGTCGAGCCCAACGTGCCCTGGACCAGCTACCGCGACAAGTTTGACAACATCATCACCCGCATCGATCTGCCCGCGGGCGAAACCCAGCTGCGCCTGCGCAATTCGGCCGTGGTGCGCGACAGCGGCGTGCCCGACCCGGTGAACCTGAACGCGCGCCAGCATGCCCTGGATGAGCTGCCTTCAGACATGTTTCGCTTCCTGCTGCCCAGCCGCTACTGCGAGGTGGACAGCGAGCTGCTGCAGTTCGCCTGGAACCAGTTTGGCCAAACGCCCGAAGGCTGGGCCCGCGTGCAGGCGATTTGCGACTACGTGCACGGCCACATCCGCTTCGACTACATGCAGGCGCGCGCCAACCGCACGGCACTGCAGGGCTGGCAGGAAGGCGTGGGTGTGTGCCGCGACTTTGCGCACCTGGCGGTCACGCTGTGCCGCTGCATGAACATCCCTGCCCGCTACGCGACGGGCTACCTGGGCGACATCGGCGTGCCGGCGGTGCCAGTGCCCATGGACTTTTCGGCCTGGTTCGAAGCCTACCTGGGCGGCCAGTGGTGGACGTTTGACGCACGCCACAACGTCCCACGCGTTGGGCGCGTTCTGATGGCCCGCGGCCGTGATGCGGCCGACGTCGCCATCGCCACCGTCTTTGGCTGGCATCGGCTGGACCGCTTCGATGTGGTGACGGAGGAGACCCCGGCGCCCTGA
- a CDS encoding succinylglutamate desuccinylase/aspartoacylase family protein, whose product MPEVGAVQDLLASAVAHPDVLQWHTWASLNPGPALVVLGAVHGNEQSGATAIVRIIHDFQTGRRVLLRGRVTLVPIANPLAFAQNTREGERNLNRRFLPREQPQDYEDRITRQLAPLLAAHDALLDLHSFHTPGVPFAMVGPRNNSGPREPFARAAEEMALARALGAPQVVEGWLEVYDRASQARGEPPDDEGIGTNEYMRSQGGYAVTLESGQHEDPQAVEVAYQAIQGALRHLGLADVPAPAPFTGLATGLKDVVLRESPDDRLARDWRSFDPIRAGELIGVRADGTQVLAPYSGCVLFPYPEAEVGGEWFYLAAPQA is encoded by the coding sequence ATGCCTGAAGTGGGTGCCGTGCAAGACCTGCTGGCCAGCGCCGTCGCCCACCCCGACGTGCTGCAGTGGCACACCTGGGCGTCGCTGAACCCTGGCCCGGCGCTGGTGGTGCTGGGCGCCGTGCACGGCAACGAGCAAAGCGGCGCCACGGCCATCGTCCGCATCATCCATGATTTCCAGACCGGCCGGCGCGTGCTGCTGCGCGGGCGCGTCACGCTGGTGCCCATCGCCAACCCGCTGGCGTTTGCGCAGAACACGCGCGAGGGCGAACGCAACCTGAATCGCCGCTTTCTGCCGCGCGAGCAGCCGCAGGACTACGAAGACCGCATCACCCGCCAGCTGGCGCCGCTGCTGGCCGCGCACGATGCGCTGCTCGACCTGCATTCGTTCCACACCCCTGGCGTGCCCTTTGCCATGGTCGGCCCGCGCAACAACAGCGGCCCGCGCGAGCCGTTTGCCCGCGCCGCCGAAGAAATGGCGCTGGCCCGCGCCCTGGGCGCGCCCCAGGTGGTCGAAGGCTGGCTGGAGGTGTACGACCGTGCGTCGCAGGCGCGCGGCGAGCCGCCGGACGACGAGGGCATCGGCACCAACGAATACATGCGCAGCCAGGGCGGCTACGCCGTCACGCTGGAAAGCGGCCAGCACGAAGACCCACAGGCCGTTGAGGTGGCCTACCAGGCCATCCAGGGCGCGCTGCGCCACCTGGGGCTCGCCGACGTTCCCGCGCCCGCGCCGTTCACCGGGCTGGCCACGGGGCTCAAGGATGTGGTGCTGCGCGAATCGCCGGACGACCGGCTGGCGCGCGACTGGCGCAGTTTTGACCCGATTCGCGCCGGTGAGCTGATCGGCGTGCGGGCCGACGGTACCCAGGTGTTGGCGCCCTACAGCGGCTGCGTGCTGTTTCCCTACCCGGAGGCGGAGGTGGGCGGGGAATGGTTTTATCTGGCCGCGCCGCAAGCCTGA
- the gph gene encoding phosphoglycolate phosphatase (PGP is an essential enzyme in the glycolate salvage pathway in higher organisms (photorespiration in plants). Phosphoglycolate results from the oxidase activity of RubisCO in the Calvin cycle when concentrations of carbon dioxide are low relative to oxygen. This enzyme is a member of the Haloacid Dehalogenase (HAD) superfamily of aspartate-nucleophile hydrolase enzymes (PF00702).) has translation MDTNHPAPLPAHSPFAAGQPAIQACLVDLDGTLVETLGDFEAALGDMLTALGRAPVTRAQIERIVGKGSEHLIRSVLALTAPCNTATADDPAAQQALYDRAWPLYQAAYLRINGQFSTVYPGAVAGLQALRARGLRLACVTNKPIAFARPLLAAKGLGGYFDQVFGGDSFARKKPDPLPLLEACRALGTAPAQSLMVGDSSNDAAAARAAGCPVVLMTYGYNHGQAVSTVDADGLADSLAQLADRLPAAAPMPHAATGSAQAVASGDASQANA, from the coding sequence ATGGATACGAACCACCCCGCCCCTCTGCCCGCCCACAGCCCGTTCGCCGCCGGCCAGCCCGCCATCCAGGCGTGCCTAGTCGACCTGGACGGCACGCTGGTCGAGACGCTGGGCGACTTTGAGGCCGCGCTGGGCGACATGCTCACCGCCCTGGGCCGCGCGCCGGTTACCCGGGCGCAGATCGAGCGCATCGTGGGCAAGGGCTCCGAGCACCTGATCCGCTCCGTGCTCGCGCTGACCGCGCCGTGTAATACCGCCACTGCCGACGACCCGGCGGCCCAGCAAGCCCTGTACGACCGCGCCTGGCCGCTGTACCAGGCCGCCTACCTGCGCATCAACGGGCAGTTCAGCACCGTCTACCCCGGCGCGGTGGCAGGCCTGCAGGCGCTGCGTGCACGCGGCCTGCGCCTGGCCTGCGTCACCAACAAGCCCATTGCCTTTGCGCGGCCCTTGCTGGCGGCCAAGGGGCTGGGAGGCTACTTTGACCAGGTTTTTGGCGGCGACAGCTTCGCCCGCAAGAAGCCCGACCCGCTGCCCCTGCTGGAGGCCTGCCGCGCGCTGGGCACCGCGCCAGCGCAATCGCTGATGGTGGGCGATTCCAGCAACGACGCCGCCGCCGCCCGCGCCGCCGGCTGCCCGGTGGTGCTGATGACCTACGGCTACAACCACGGCCAGGCGGTCAGCACCGTCGACGCCGACGGCCTGGCCGATTCACTGGCGCAACTGGCCGATCGCCTGCCTGCCGCCGCCCCAATGCCCCACGCGGCCACGGGCTCTGCGCAGGCGGTAGCATCGGGCGATGCAAGCCAAGCCAATGCCTGA
- a CDS encoding DUF3348 family protein → MAGTGRTGFTDAALVRRLAPWIGPATDAPVGFLDQLSAWLRWTDAQPLFAALQEPIATPPCAPDEDPSPDSARADSQAVLSLLTRALTDDAPWREAPRAQRRSLTSGWIKPSAAAAPDAVAFDFPTYRRHYVAQQQQMEDRIAPLRERLRRVLALQSPELARLAALDAVAERLLGEPERRLLASLPTLLEKRFAKLRAEAEAAEHATSDAAPPWQPHFQHELDGLLQAELDLRWQPIAGLLAALPAPGPSDPLS, encoded by the coding sequence ATGGCAGGGACGGGACGGACGGGCTTTACCGACGCGGCGCTGGTGCGCCGGCTGGCGCCGTGGATCGGCCCGGCCACGGATGCGCCCGTGGGCTTTCTCGACCAGCTGAGCGCCTGGCTGCGCTGGACGGACGCGCAGCCGCTGTTCGCCGCCCTGCAAGAGCCCATCGCCACCCCGCCCTGCGCCCCGGACGAAGACCCCAGCCCCGACAGCGCCCGTGCCGACAGCCAGGCCGTGCTGAGCCTGCTGACCCGCGCGCTGACCGACGACGCGCCCTGGCGCGAGGCGCCGCGCGCCCAGCGCCGCAGCCTGACTTCCGGGTGGATCAAGCCTTCAGCTGCCGCCGCGCCCGACGCGGTGGCTTTCGACTTTCCCACCTACCGCCGCCACTACGTCGCCCAGCAGCAGCAGATGGAAGACCGCATCGCCCCCTTGCGCGAACGCCTGCGCCGCGTGCTGGCGCTGCAGTCGCCCGAGCTGGCGCGCCTGGCCGCGCTGGACGCGGTGGCCGAACGCCTGCTGGGCGAGCCCGAACGCCGCCTGTTGGCCAGCCTGCCCACGCTGCTGGAAAAGCGCTTTGCCAAGCTGCGCGCAGAAGCCGAGGCGGCAGAGCACGCCACCAGCGACGCCGCGCCGCCCTGGCAGCCCCACTTTCAACACGAGCTGGACGGCCTGCTGCAGGCCGAGCTGGACCTGCGCTGGCAACCGATTGCCGGCCTGCTGGCCGCGCTGCCCGCGCCCGGCCCCTCTGACCCCCTTTCCTGA